In Clostridium sp., one DNA window encodes the following:
- a CDS encoding ABC transporter substrate-binding protein: protein MKKIMSQILILVLVLVFFIGCSQNGQNSQNSNNNGKKEVVKIGIGYQTVTSQTWGALIIKNKKLFEKYLEEKYPDKDFVVDWFNAQSGPPLTNNMVAGKLQFAFMGDMPIIINGEKGQSSSNYKSVFLAFDGKGENGKNQAILVPKNSKITSVKDLSGKTVAVPLGSSAHRLLLNELDKNGVTDKVNIVNQDLTVGMTNLEQNKIDALAVWEPFTSLIENKGIGKVLVDGSDTKVDYLDGIVADRSWVEKNKDYTVALLKALIEAHKFIRENPDEAAKIFSDESKYSLEVTKKIVNNVRFDPVIYDKDVSTLEGSKDFLEKLGKIKNVDLNEFVDSQYIKEAYKDSKIAYPSEEVLKGNWQQVK, encoded by the coding sequence GTGAAGAAGATAATGTCGCAAATACTAATTTTAGTATTGGTATTAGTATTTTTTATAGGATGTTCACAAAATGGACAAAATAGCCAGAACTCTAATAATAATGGTAAAAAAGAAGTCGTAAAAATAGGAATAGGCTATCAAACAGTAACATCCCAAACTTGGGGTGCATTGATAATAAAGAATAAAAAACTTTTTGAAAAATATCTTGAAGAAAAATATCCTGATAAGGACTTTGTGGTTGATTGGTTCAATGCTCAATCGGGCCCCCCTTTAACTAATAACATGGTAGCAGGCAAACTTCAATTTGCTTTTATGGGAGATATGCCAATAATTATTAATGGTGAAAAAGGTCAATCGAGTTCAAATTATAAATCCGTATTTTTAGCTTTTGATGGAAAGGGAGAAAACGGAAAAAATCAAGCTATTTTGGTTCCTAAAAATAGTAAAATAACTTCTGTTAAGGATTTATCCGGGAAAACTGTAGCAGTTCCATTGGGATCCAGTGCGCATAGACTATTGCTCAATGAATTAGACAAGAATGGTGTAACGGATAAAGTAAATATAGTAAATCAGGATCTAACTGTTGGAATGACTAATTTGGAACAGAATAAAATAGATGCCCTTGCAGTATGGGAACCATTTACCAGCCTGATAGAAAATAAAGGAATCGGGAAAGTATTGGTAGATGGCAGTGATACTAAAGTTGATTATTTAGATGGAATTGTGGCAGATAGATCATGGGTGGAAAAGAATAAAGACTATACTGTGGCATTATTGAAAGCATTAATTGAAGCACATAAATTTATAAGGGAAAATCCAGATGAAGCAGCCAAAATATTTTCTGACGAAAGTAAATATTCATTAGAGGTCACAAAAAAAATAGTGAATAACGTAAGATTCGATCCAGTTATATACGATAAAGACGTATCTACATTGGAAGGAAGTAAAGACTTTTTAGAAAAACTTGGAAAGATCAAAAATGTCGATTTAAATGAATTTGTTGATTCTCAATATATAAAGGAAGCATACAAAGATTCGAAAATCGCATATCCCAGTGAAGAAGTCTTAAAAGGAAATTGGCAGCAGGTAAAGTAA
- a CDS encoding YeiH family protein, with amino-acid sequence MSEKKFNSKENGWSDLVKKEDWWAVWIGLILVVAAVVFWSSGSSIKFITAKIPKWTNISALFSALGNNIWSIVLLFVVFLILFSIVNLFLHYKFKDFFIGFLLLFILSVIINSFSSWSWAQKYNLEAPLVALFIGLIISNLLSIPRWFETALRTELYVKVGIVLLGATLPFTLIVKAGPVAFLQATLIAVSTFLIIYFVGTKWLGLDKRFAATLGAGGSICGVSASIAVGSAIQTKKEHVSVAISLVVAWAVVMIFVLSIFIKVTGIPAGAAGAWIGTSEFADAAGVTAASSFGDKAITTFTLMKVVGRDIFIGIWCFILAIISITKWENKETGVKANASDIWHRFPKFVIGFFVASIFLTILLSSASPAAAAAINSNIIAPIKEIRTWAFTFCFLSIGLTTRFRQLTAVGWKPFAAFSAGAVVNVILGYLFSVVILGSYWSSL; translated from the coding sequence GTGTCTGAGAAGAAATTCAATTCGAAGGAAAATGGCTGGAGTGATCTTGTCAAAAAGGAAGACTGGTGGGCAGTATGGATAGGATTGATTCTGGTAGTGGCGGCAGTTGTTTTTTGGTCTTCTGGAAGCTCAATAAAATTTATTACCGCCAAAATTCCAAAATGGACAAATATAAGTGCTCTTTTCTCTGCACTGGGAAATAACATCTGGTCCATTGTACTTCTGTTTGTTGTATTTTTAATATTATTTTCTATTGTAAATTTATTTTTACATTACAAGTTTAAGGACTTTTTCATAGGATTTTTACTTTTATTTATTTTGAGTGTTATAATTAATTCTTTTAGTTCCTGGAGCTGGGCACAAAAATATAATCTTGAAGCACCACTTGTTGCCTTGTTCATAGGACTTATAATCAGTAATTTACTTTCTATTCCGAGATGGTTTGAAACAGCACTCAGAACAGAGCTATATGTAAAAGTAGGTATTGTACTTTTAGGTGCTACACTTCCCTTCACACTAATTGTAAAAGCTGGTCCCGTTGCATTTTTACAGGCGACTTTAATTGCAGTTTCAACGTTTTTGATAATTTATTTTGTAGGTACAAAATGGCTGGGATTGGATAAGAGATTTGCTGCCACTTTAGGGGCTGGCGGTTCCATCTGTGGAGTTTCAGCGTCAATAGCTGTAGGAAGTGCCATACAGACGAAAAAAGAACATGTGTCTGTAGCCATCTCCCTAGTAGTGGCCTGGGCGGTTGTGATGATTTTTGTACTTTCCATATTTATAAAAGTTACGGGCATACCTGCAGGGGCAGCAGGGGCATGGATTGGAACATCTGAATTTGCAGATGCTGCAGGAGTTACGGCAGCTAGTTCTTTTGGAGATAAAGCCATAACCACATTTACTCTTATGAAGGTTGTAGGTCGTGATATATTTATTGGAATCTGGTGCTTTATTCTCGCTATAATCTCCATTACTAAATGGGAAAATAAAGAAACCGGTGTAAAGGCCAATGCCTCTGATATCTGGCATAGATTTCCCAAATTTGTAATTGGATTTTTTGTAGCCTCAATATTTCTTACTATTTTGCTTTCAAGTGCTTCTCCTGCTGCTGCAGCAGCCATTAATTCCAATATAATTGCTCCAATTAAAGAGATCAGAACCTGGGCATTCACTTTTTGTTTCCTTTCCATTGGACTTACTACCCGCTTTAGACAGCTTACAGCTGTCGGCTGGAAGCCTTTTGCTGCATTTTCAGCTGGAGCAGTGGTAAATGTCATACTTGGATATTTGTTTTCTGTGGTGATTTTAGGATCTTATTGGTCAAGCTTATAG
- a CDS encoding electron transfer flavoprotein subunit beta/FixA family protein yields MHTLVCVKQVPDTTEIKMDPKTNTLDRSSAPTIFNPYDAHALEEAVRIKRKFGGRISVISMGPPQAQEVIKKSIEMGADEGYLLSDRAFAGSDTLATSYILAMGIKKIMENENINIIFCGKQAIDGDTAQVGPGIASRLGITQLTYVEKIQSLDLKESTVTVHRKIDSGYEVVQSKLPCLITVEKSINELSFSPLPNMIRAARYRAKIWGINDFNADLNQLGLKGSPTSVRRIFPPAQRSGGELLHGSTDEVVKILVDKLKGGIIKCQS; encoded by the coding sequence TTGCATACTTTAGTTTGTGTAAAACAAGTACCAGATACTACAGAAATTAAAATGGACCCAAAGACTAATACTCTGGACAGATCGAGTGCACCTACGATTTTTAATCCATATGATGCTCACGCACTTGAAGAAGCTGTTAGAATCAAGCGGAAATTTGGCGGCAGGATTTCTGTAATCTCAATGGGACCGCCTCAAGCACAAGAGGTGATTAAAAAATCCATTGAAATGGGTGCAGACGAAGGATATCTGCTTTCAGATCGTGCCTTTGCCGGTTCGGATACATTGGCAACGAGTTATATACTTGCAATGGGTATAAAAAAAATAATGGAAAATGAAAATATAAATATAATATTTTGCGGCAAGCAGGCTATAGATGGAGATACGGCCCAGGTTGGGCCTGGCATTGCTTCCAGGCTTGGTATAACTCAGCTGACTTATGTTGAGAAGATACAAAGTTTAGATCTGAAGGAGAGTACTGTTACAGTACACAGAAAAATTGACAGTGGATATGAAGTTGTGCAGTCAAAGCTTCCCTGTCTTATTACAGTAGAAAAAAGTATCAATGAGCTAAGTTTTTCTCCACTGCCAAATATGATTAGGGCAGCACGCTACAGAGCAAAAATTTGGGGAATCAATGATTTTAATGCTGATTTAAACCAATTGGGATTAAAGGGGTCTCCAACATCAGTTAGACGTATTTTCCCACCGGCCCAGAGATCTGGTGGAGAATTGCTCCATGGCAGTACTGATGAAGTTGTAAAAATACTTGTAGATAAATTAAAAGGAGGAATAATTAAATGCCAATCATAG
- a CDS encoding 4Fe-4S dicluster domain-containing protein: MSRNNRRDYQWINFDADKCVSCGLCVNYCPRDVLRIGEDGVPFMKYKNDCWYCDACSYVCPKNAIELTEVPYLIK, encoded by the coding sequence ATGAGCAGAAATAATAGAAGGGACTATCAATGGATAAACTTTGATGCAGATAAATGTGTTTCCTGTGGCCTGTGTGTTAATTATTGTCCAAGGGATGTTTTGAGAATTGGAGAAGATGGAGTGCCATTTATGAAATATAAAAATGATTGTTGGTATTGTGATGCCTGCTCATATGTTTGCCCTAAAAATGCAATAGAATTAACAGAAGTTCCATATTTAATAAAATAA
- a CDS encoding electron transfer flavoprotein subunit alpha, whose product MPIIVGDSCIGCQSCISNCPVGALEMNGEDKLTVNAEKCIDCGKCISICPVSALNNPDNKKNNKIVLQERSSLKSPIKSCDNTEGIWVFAEQLEGELASVTLELIGESKKLASKLNVIVSAVLFGDKVENLVSVLFEYGADKVYLVDNPVFHFYRAETYSKAFCYLIDKYKPEILLIGATTTGRDLAGAVATSMKTGLTADCTKLDIDLEKGILLASRPAFGGNIMATIVCKDRRPQMATVRPRVMKMPEPKLDRRGFIIREKFTIDESSLRTKVLEIVRQKSEDVRLEDAKIIVCGGRGVQNEEGFMLLEKLARVLGGVVAGSRGAVDKGLIDYRHQVGQTGQTVSPKLYFAIGISGAVQHVIGMQGAETIVAVNTDKECPMMKLATYSIAGDLFEVLPKMIESFKQVLSDSYEINANSLHNRIKGAGKID is encoded by the coding sequence ATGCCAATCATAGTTGGAGATTCCTGCATAGGCTGCCAGTCATGTATTTCCAATTGTCCTGTTGGAGCTTTAGAAATGAATGGCGAAGATAAACTAACAGTCAATGCTGAAAAATGTATCGATTGTGGAAAATGCATTTCCATATGCCCGGTGTCAGCTTTAAACAATCCTGATAATAAAAAAAATAATAAGATAGTGCTGCAAGAGAGATCTTCTTTAAAATCTCCCATCAAGTCATGTGACAATACTGAAGGCATATGGGTTTTTGCAGAGCAATTGGAAGGAGAACTTGCTTCTGTCACCCTGGAACTGATAGGGGAGTCAAAGAAACTTGCTTCAAAATTAAATGTAATAGTATCTGCTGTTCTATTTGGAGATAAAGTAGAGAATTTAGTTTCTGTACTTTTTGAATATGGTGCTGATAAAGTGTATCTAGTAGACAATCCGGTGTTTCACTTCTACAGGGCGGAGACCTATAGTAAAGCCTTTTGTTACCTGATAGATAAGTATAAACCGGAAATATTGCTTATAGGTGCTACCACAACAGGACGAGATTTGGCTGGTGCAGTTGCCACTTCCATGAAAACGGGGCTTACAGCCGACTGTACCAAGCTTGATATTGATTTGGAAAAAGGAATATTGCTTGCCAGCAGACCTGCTTTTGGTGGGAATATTATGGCCACCATAGTATGCAAGGATCGCAGGCCTCAAATGGCCACAGTTCGGCCGAGGGTTATGAAAATGCCTGAACCCAAATTGGATAGAAGGGGTTTTATAATAAGAGAAAAATTTACTATTGACGAAAGTTCTCTGCGAACCAAGGTGCTGGAAATAGTCAGGCAAAAGTCGGAAGATGTGAGGCTTGAAGATGCGAAAATTATAGTCTGCGGAGGACGTGGGGTACAGAATGAAGAAGGTTTTATGCTTTTGGAAAAGTTAGCAAGAGTACTTGGAGGAGTTGTGGCGGGAAGTCGTGGCGCTGTGGATAAGGGTTTGATAGATTACAGGCATCAAGTTGGACAAACGGGCCAGACTGTATCACCAAAATTATATTTTGCAATAGGAATTTCTGGAGCTGTTCAACATGTTATTGGAATGCAGGGAGCTGAAACTATAGTCGCAGTTAATACAGATAAAGAATGCCCGATGATGAAACTTGCCACATACAGTATAGCTGGAGATTTATTTGAAGTGCTGCCTAAAATGATTGAAAGTTTTAAACAAGTCCTATCAGATAGTTATGAGATAAATGCCAATAGTTTGCATAACAGAATAAAGGGGGCAGGCAAAATTGACTGA
- a CDS encoding fumarate reductase/succinate dehydrogenase flavoprotein subunit, with amino-acid sequence MSFERIKADVCIVGGGSAGTIAAIKAKEKNPDSVVIIFDKGPIETSGAIGRGMDALNIVASPGYSTPEDVVEALTKVTEGILDQEPAYVLGQKSIQVIKDLEDYTGREPGDLFPIDENGNYKTNYLHPVDHPLYLAMDGEDIKRGLAERVKKLGVKVFNFTPAVKLFTTNGKISGLLAFNIRTGKIFVVNTPAVILTAGAVGKFGLPKDGYLSGTYEFPGNTGEGFSLAYRAGAELVNLECFQTNLLMKDYNGPACGYVVIPRGGYGVNALGKRYWTHGYWSGDMFLAVWREFLEGKGPVYLKMDHLPKETIIGLEKILWGTERTTRGLFHKQRGEDYRKWDSVEQDMEEITLCSGHSMSGIKVNKDTETSVAGLYAAGDCAAVPHQYLTGAFVFGSIAGEKAVEYSKLHEAENIDEDIDNIVKEIELPLNNVEGLNVEDVEYKIRARISQYLTPPKSDPLMEKMLWWVDRIRKEDIKRIKVSDYHDLIKVTEVNSILDCAEMAAKASLYRTESRWGLGHYRLAYPKRDPNWEHKWVVIQKDLENNEMRLFKKEVPEHKWKFEEKLEYEYPILNVDIGKGYVPPKNGDRDPWIEEKFKREGFDIPKRIVPEFNGGNRDEQK; translated from the coding sequence ATGAGTTTTGAGAGAATAAAAGCTGATGTATGCATTGTAGGTGGTGGTAGTGCAGGAACTATCGCAGCAATTAAAGCAAAAGAAAAGAATCCGGATTCGGTTGTAATTATATTTGACAAGGGGCCAATTGAAACATCTGGAGCAATAGGAAGAGGGATGGATGCACTTAATATAGTAGCAAGTCCCGGCTATTCAACTCCAGAAGATGTAGTTGAAGCACTTACGAAAGTAACAGAAGGTATTTTGGATCAGGAACCAGCCTATGTTTTAGGACAAAAAAGTATTCAGGTTATAAAAGATTTGGAAGATTATACTGGTAGAGAGCCTGGAGATTTATTTCCTATTGATGAAAATGGAAATTATAAGACAAATTATCTTCATCCTGTAGATCATCCCCTATATCTTGCCATGGATGGAGAAGATATAAAGAGGGGTTTAGCTGAAAGGGTAAAAAAGTTAGGCGTGAAGGTATTTAACTTTACACCTGCTGTGAAACTATTTACTACAAATGGAAAAATTTCAGGCCTGCTTGCATTTAATATTCGAACGGGAAAGATCTTTGTAGTAAATACACCGGCAGTTATACTTACAGCAGGTGCAGTAGGTAAATTTGGACTTCCTAAAGATGGATACTTAAGTGGAACATATGAGTTCCCAGGAAATACTGGAGAGGGTTTTTCTCTGGCATATCGAGCGGGTGCCGAATTGGTTAATCTTGAATGTTTTCAAACCAATTTATTGATGAAAGATTATAATGGACCAGCATGTGGATATGTTGTAATACCAAGAGGTGGATATGGAGTAAATGCCCTGGGTAAGAGATATTGGACCCATGGTTATTGGTCCGGAGATATGTTCCTGGCTGTATGGCGTGAATTCTTAGAAGGCAAAGGTCCAGTATATTTAAAAATGGATCATCTGCCTAAAGAGACTATAATCGGATTAGAAAAAATTCTTTGGGGAACAGAACGAACTACTCGAGGATTATTTCATAAACAACGAGGAGAAGATTATAGGAAATGGGATTCTGTAGAGCAGGATATGGAAGAAATAACTTTATGCAGTGGTCATAGCATGTCTGGAATAAAGGTCAATAAAGATACAGAGACAAGTGTTGCTGGACTATATGCGGCTGGAGATTGTGCAGCTGTACCTCATCAATATCTTACAGGAGCATTTGTATTTGGAAGTATAGCAGGTGAAAAAGCAGTTGAATATTCCAAATTACATGAAGCTGAAAATATTGATGAAGATATAGATAATATTGTAAAAGAAATAGAATTACCGCTAAATAATGTTGAGGGATTGAATGTAGAAGATGTGGAATATAAAATTAGAGCTAGAATAAGTCAGTATTTAACACCTCCTAAGAGTGATCCTCTCATGGAAAAAATGCTTTGGTGGGTTGACAGGATAAGAAAAGAGGATATAAAAAGAATAAAAGTAAGTGATTATCATGATCTGATAAAAGTTACAGAAGTAAATAGTATTTTGGATTGTGCTGAGATGGCAGCTAAGGCTTCGTTATACAGGACTGAAAGCAGATGGGGACTTGGACATTATCGTTTGGCATATCCTAAAAGGGATCCTAATTGGGAACATAAATGGGTGGTAATACAAAAAGATTTGGAAAATAATGAAATGAGACTGTTTAAAAAAGAAGTACCGGAACATAAATGGAAGTTTGAAGAGAAATTAGAATATGAATACCCAATTTTAAATGTGGATATAGGAAAAGGATATGTTCCTCCTAAAAATGGGGATAGAGATCCATGGATAGAGGAGAAATTTAAAAGAGAGGGATTTGATATTCCCAAAAGAATTGTTCCAGAATTTAATGGAGGTAATAGAGATGAGCAGAAATAA
- a CDS encoding ABC transporter ATP-binding protein: MIKIKNVSKVYKSDKNIKNKEVLALKDINLVIEDNQFICLLGPSGCGKSTLLRIIAGLDLPTEGTVEINNEVIDKPNKDSSMVFQDYALFPWKTVIENVEFGLKLRKIPKNEAKNKALRYLKLVNMEKFKDAYIHQLSGGMKQRVAIARALVIEPEILLMDEPFGALDTFTRMQLQDELIDICKKRNLSVVFVTHDIEEAVYLGDKIAIMKSNPGNINSLMEISLDKPRNRIDNGFVNYRNSVYKEFSLAKDMKPEYSI; encoded by the coding sequence GTGATTAAAATTAAAAATGTGTCCAAGGTATACAAATCTGATAAAAATATAAAAAATAAAGAAGTTTTAGCATTGAAAGATATTAATTTAGTTATTGAGGATAATCAATTTATCTGCCTTTTAGGTCCATCGGGATGTGGAAAAAGTACATTGTTAAGGATAATTGCAGGATTGGATTTACCTACAGAAGGAACTGTTGAAATAAATAATGAAGTTATTGACAAGCCTAACAAGGATAGTTCTATGGTATTTCAAGATTATGCTTTATTTCCATGGAAAACAGTTATAGAAAATGTGGAATTTGGTTTAAAATTGAGGAAAATTCCAAAAAATGAGGCAAAGAATAAAGCCCTTAGATATCTAAAACTTGTTAATATGGAAAAATTCAAAGATGCTTATATACATCAATTATCTGGTGGAATGAAACAAAGAGTGGCGATAGCAAGAGCACTGGTTATTGAACCTGAGATACTTTTAATGGATGAGCCTTTTGGGGCATTAGATACTTTTACAAGAATGCAATTGCAGGATGAATTGATTGATATATGCAAAAAGCGGAATTTAAGTGTTGTATTTGTCACTCATGATATTGAGGAGGCTGTATATTTGGGAGATAAAATTGCAATCATGAAGTCAAATCCCGGGAACATAAATTCCTTGATGGAAATTTCACTGGATAAGCCTAGGAATAGAATTGATAATGGCTTTGTGAATTATAGAAATTCAGTATACAAAGAATTTTCTTTGGCTAAAGATATGAAACCAGAATATAGTATATAA
- a CDS encoding FAD-dependent oxidoreductase: MTEKFDAVVVGAGVAGLASAYVMAKEGLNVIVVEKGKHPGSKNVMGGVLYRQMMEEIIPDFWKDAPLERPIIEQNFWILGKNSVVKTGYRGMEWGKIPYNNFTVFRGKFDHWFAKKCEEAGALIINETVVKECIVENNKVVGVRTDRPEGEIYAKVVVLADGVNSLLAKNLGFHNEWNRDQVALAVMEELKMPSEKIEERFNLDKGMGATIEMFGDGTLGMVGTAFIYTNKEHISIGCGALLSQMCNKNVNPYELLEYIKHHPIIRPLIEDGESCEYYAHLIPEGGYNSIPKLVGDGIIVVGDAAQFVNGIHREGSNLGMTSGRLAAEAIIRARELGKFDEQTLSYYQDRVKNSYIIKDLKKYRNASTTMENNPQFFNHYIPAVNKAMSEMFTVDGMPKSKKQKLAIKYMTSGRSILGLARDGLKIWRAMK; the protein is encoded by the coding sequence TTGACTGAAAAATTTGATGCTGTTGTTGTTGGTGCAGGTGTTGCAGGCCTTGCATCGGCATATGTAATGGCAAAAGAAGGCCTTAATGTCATTGTTGTTGAAAAAGGGAAACATCCTGGATCAAAAAATGTTATGGGTGGAGTATTATATCGTCAAATGATGGAGGAAATTATACCAGATTTTTGGAAAGATGCTCCACTGGAACGCCCTATTATTGAGCAGAATTTCTGGATCTTGGGAAAAAACTCTGTAGTTAAAACTGGATATAGGGGTATGGAATGGGGAAAAATCCCGTATAATAATTTTACAGTATTCAGAGGAAAGTTTGATCATTGGTTTGCTAAAAAGTGTGAGGAAGCTGGAGCACTGATCATTAATGAAACTGTGGTAAAAGAATGTATAGTAGAAAATAATAAGGTTGTTGGTGTAAGGACAGATAGGCCTGAAGGTGAAATTTATGCTAAAGTAGTGGTTCTTGCTGATGGAGTAAATTCACTCCTGGCTAAAAATCTTGGATTTCACAATGAATGGAATAGAGATCAGGTAGCTCTTGCTGTCATGGAAGAATTAAAGATGCCTTCAGAAAAAATTGAAGAACGTTTCAATCTTGATAAAGGTATGGGGGCAACTATAGAAATGTTTGGAGACGGGACACTGGGAATGGTAGGTACCGCATTTATTTATACAAATAAAGAACATATATCTATTGGCTGTGGAGCTTTGCTTTCACAGATGTGCAATAAAAACGTGAATCCCTATGAATTATTGGAATATATAAAGCATCATCCAATTATCAGGCCTTTAATTGAAGATGGAGAGTCCTGTGAATATTATGCCCATTTAATTCCGGAGGGTGGATATAACAGCATACCTAAGCTTGTTGGCGACGGCATTATAGTAGTGGGAGATGCTGCCCAATTTGTAAATGGTATTCATCGTGAGGGTTCAAATCTTGGAATGACATCGGGGCGTCTTGCCGCCGAAGCTATAATACGTGCCAGGGAACTGGGAAAATTTGATGAGCAAACACTTTCATACTATCAAGACCGTGTAAAAAATAGTTATATAATAAAGGATTTAAAGAAATATAGAAATGCTTCTACAACAATGGAAAACAATCCACAATTTTTTAATCATTATATACCAGCAGTCAATAAAGCTATGAGTGAGATGTTCACAGTTGACGGTATGCCTAAATCAAAAAAGCAGAAGCTGGCTATTAAGTACATGACTTCAGGCAGATCGATATTAGGTTTGGCAAGAGACGGATTAAAGATATGGAGGGCTATGAAATAA
- a CDS encoding ABC transporter permease, with translation MKQNTAPYLKIKRYIYHIISIAVFIVIWYIFVKFNLRKPLMFGNLPSPLEVLKSIKIVLVDKVFYMHVLYSSARVISGCILALPMGVIFGLLIGLTNFAKNFISPVFEMLRPIPQIAWIPIAILIFPSAEGSIIFITFLGAFFPILINTIAGTQQVNLSLIDAARSMNATRWQLIKYVYFSSSVPNIFTGLTLGVGNSWMSVIAAEMISGKYGIGYYTWTSYTLMQYPETIVGMITIGIIGTICFSAIKILQKNVLKWRK, from the coding sequence ATGAAGCAAAACACGGCTCCTTATTTAAAAATAAAAAGATATATTTATCATATAATTTCCATAGCAGTATTTATTGTTATATGGTATATATTTGTTAAATTTAATCTAAGAAAGCCATTGATGTTTGGAAATCTGCCATCTCCCTTGGAAGTTTTGAAATCAATTAAGATAGTTTTAGTAGATAAGGTATTTTATATGCATGTTCTATATAGTAGTGCAAGAGTTATATCTGGATGTATATTAGCTCTTCCTATGGGGGTAATATTTGGTCTGTTGATAGGACTGACCAATTTTGCAAAAAATTTTATTTCACCGGTCTTTGAAATGTTGAGACCTATACCTCAAATTGCATGGATACCTATAGCAATATTGATATTCCCATCGGCTGAAGGTAGTATAATTTTTATAACATTTTTAGGTGCATTTTTTCCTATATTAATTAATACTATTGCAGGAACACAACAAGTTAATTTATCTCTTATTGATGCAGCAAGAAGTATGAATGCCACTAGATGGCAATTGATTAAGTATGTTTATTTTTCAAGTTCTGTACCTAATATTTTTACAGGACTTACTTTAGGAGTAGGTAATTCATGGATGAGTGTTATAGCTGCTGAAATGATTTCTGGTAAATATGGAATTGGATATTATACTTGGACATCTTATACTTTAATGCAATATCCTGAAACTATTGTAGGAATGATAACTATCGGTATAATAGGTACCATATGTTTCTCAGCTATAAAAATATTACAGAAAAACGTATTAAAGTGGCGCAAATGA
- a CDS encoding ferredoxin family protein, with amino-acid sequence MEEDKVSIDDKLFLNSYNVDTISHLAIKDSKVCLNCSERICTFVCPAHVYEWKDGRLTVSYEGCLECGACRIGCRHGNIDWTYPRGGFGIQFRLG; translated from the coding sequence ATGGAAGAAGATAAGGTAAGTATTGATGACAAGTTGTTTTTAAATAGCTATAATGTTGACACGATTTCACATCTGGCTATTAAAGATTCTAAAGTATGCCTGAATTGTAGTGAAAGGATTTGCACTTTTGTCTGTCCTGCCCATGTATATGAATGGAAAGATGGACGTTTGACAGTTAGTTATGAAGGATGTCTTGAATGTGGTGCATGTCGTATTGGATGCAGGCATGGCAATATTGACTGGACTTATCCAAGAGGAGGATTTGGCATACAGTTCAGATTAGGATAG